The Candidatus Kryptobacter tengchongensis genome contains a region encoding:
- a CDS encoding small ribosomal subunit Rsm22 — MLEIPKFYESFLAKVSGVNLNSPRQLKGVAEIVSAMSEYFTRKNLRKEFVFYDYLSNREVQKGYLIYFTTTNLLKVHVPLNEISHSGFFKGKKKFEILDIGTGLGTVVMGTIIWMHENIRYFKNVEVKFVALDKVEQNIRKFQENLEVFLNELKNHYPQTVKIEIEPAIFDIEHAFEMFDKRFDLITVANTLNEVAYEKRNKLLRLINAGIKDDGFVVMIEPALMITSRDLLDFRDKMIKQGFYIYSPCLRNLNCPALETDKDWCHTEVEWKRPEFIRQIDLVSGNYRKSLKFSYIVANKRDVNLIDFIAGERNFEDYFRVVSQLIVEKGKKHCYLCNEYGRLHCVKLDRANSPQNEIFDEIERYEIIMLKNFEKMKEKVKITPETEVKKVLNNEGKT; from the coding sequence GTGCTTGAAATTCCAAAGTTTTATGAAAGTTTCCTTGCGAAGGTTTCAGGGGTTAATTTAAACTCACCTCGCCAACTGAAGGGTGTTGCTGAAATCGTCTCTGCAATGTCGGAGTATTTTACAAGAAAAAATTTACGCAAAGAGTTTGTTTTTTACGACTACCTTAGCAATAGAGAGGTTCAAAAAGGTTATCTTATTTATTTTACTACAACGAATCTTTTAAAAGTTCATGTCCCGCTGAATGAGATCTCTCATTCGGGTTTTTTCAAGGGGAAGAAAAAATTTGAAATACTTGATATTGGCACTGGACTTGGCACAGTTGTAATGGGGACGATAATCTGGATGCACGAGAATATCAGATATTTTAAAAATGTTGAGGTTAAGTTTGTCGCACTTGATAAAGTTGAACAAAACATCCGAAAGTTTCAGGAAAATCTTGAAGTTTTTTTAAACGAGCTTAAAAACCATTACCCCCAAACAGTTAAGATAGAAATTGAGCCAGCGATTTTTGATATTGAACATGCTTTTGAGATGTTTGATAAGAGATTTGATTTGATAACTGTCGCAAATACTTTGAATGAGGTTGCTTATGAAAAGAGGAACAAATTGCTTCGTCTTATAAATGCTGGAATAAAAGATGATGGTTTCGTGGTCATGATTGAGCCAGCTTTGATGATAACATCTCGTGATCTTCTTGATTTCAGGGATAAGATGATAAAGCAGGGATTTTACATTTATTCGCCTTGCCTTAGAAATTTGAACTGCCCAGCGCTTGAAACCGATAAAGATTGGTGTCATACCGAGGTTGAATGGAAACGCCCGGAATTTATAAGGCAAATTGATCTTGTCTCGGGGAATTATCGTAAATCTTTAAAATTTTCATACATAGTTGCAAACAAGCGTGATGTGAATTTGATTGACTTCATTGCTGGCGAGAGGAATTTTGAGGATTACTTTAGGGTTGTGAGCCAGCTTATTGTTGAAAAAGGGAAGAAACATTGTTATCTTTGCAATGAATATGGAAGATTACACTGTGTTAAGCTTGACAGAGCGAATTCGCCACAAAATGAAATTTTTGATGAAATTGAAAGATATGAAATCATCATGCTGAAAAATTTTGAAAAGATGAAGGAAAAAGTTAAGATTACACCTGAAACAGAAGTTAAAAAAGTTCTTAACAATGAAGGGAAAACTTAA
- a CDS encoding biopolymer transport protein ExbB: MRALDLYLKGGLIMHLISITLVVMIYVIIEKFLTIKKAKANVKEFIISIKSLIRTGNIPEIIDYCNTHNTPISRIFKQGLMKHGFGDDKVREAIETAGRTEVFNLERRLSMLATIAGVAPLLGFLGTVTGMINAFMTIQALGGIVSPSDLAGGIWEALLTTAYGLIVGIPAYGFYNYFVTKISRLVHEIEIATTEFIDILGSDEFKNQIKSER, translated from the coding sequence ATGAGAGCGCTTGACCTTTATCTTAAAGGTGGTTTGATAATGCATTTAATTTCAATCACACTTGTCGTGATGATTTATGTCATCATTGAAAAATTCTTGACGATCAAAAAGGCGAAGGCAAATGTTAAGGAATTTATAATCAGCATAAAAAGTCTTATAAGGACAGGGAATATCCCAGAAATTATAGATTACTGCAACACTCATAACACCCCAATTTCAAGGATATTTAAGCAAGGATTGATGAAACATGGTTTTGGGGATGACAAAGTTCGTGAGGCAATTGAGACAGCGGGAAGAACTGAGGTTTTCAACCTTGAGAGGAGGTTAAGCATGCTTGCAACGATTGCTGGCGTTGCACCGTTGCTTGGATTTCTTGGCACAGTCACAGGGATGATAAATGCTTTTATGACAATTCAAGCGCTTGGGGGAATTGTTTCGCCATCTGATCTTGCTGGCGGGATATGGGAGGCGCTTTTGACCACAGCTTATGGTTTGATTGTCGGCATCCCAGCGTATGGATTTTACAATTATTTCGTAACAAAAATAAGTCGTCTTGTTCATGAGATTGAAATTGCGACGACGGAATTCATTGATATCTTGGGTTCGGATGAATTCAAAAATCAGATCAAGTCTGAAAGATGA
- a CDS encoding biopolymer transport protein ExbD — MKFETRNKPLTVFTFASLTDIILQLLIFFLLTSSFITQSGIRIQLPISETKEQISDRHIIITLTERNEIYVFGERVLKENLSLKLKEISDGKTDKLVVLRADRSVPIQEVIDVMDIAKSTGLTRFVVATQVK, encoded by the coding sequence ATGAAATTTGAAACGAGAAACAAACCTTTAACAGTTTTCACATTTGCGTCGCTTACCGATATAATTTTACAACTGTTAATTTTTTTCCTTCTCACATCTTCTTTTATAACTCAATCAGGCATAAGAATTCAATTGCCAATTTCTGAGACAAAGGAACAGATAAGCGATAGGCATATAATAATCACATTGACGGAGAGGAACGAAATTTATGTTTTCGGAGAAAGGGTTTTGAAAGAGAATTTATCTTTGAAGTTAAAGGAAATTTCGGATGGAAAGACGGACAAACTTGTTGTCCTTCGGGCTGATAGAAGTGTCCCAATTCAAGAGGTTATTGATGTGATGGATATAGCGAAATCAACTGGTCTAACAAGATTTGTTGTTGCAACACAGGTGAAGTAA
- a CDS encoding TonB family C-terminal domain-containing protein, whose translation MERGIEIRAVIYTAMICFVIFLLMLIYKITVKVEESIKFTEVIFVPPIEEQVQTLNRGEGVQGFGKSSLPARIANLPKINLPTRLILTEEEILLHKFAEKIDAIERKGVIEGIGFGINKVGDDASFGKEIKPEVGISGIKKDGIGEIKRDFEGGISPKFSYHIEWEGKINRIKVGGELPRFPQGIKESAVVRFRVVVLPDGTIERIFPLEKANPDFERSAFEALRTWKFNPISENIKQSGVITFNFRVE comes from the coding sequence ATGGAAAGGGGAATTGAAATAAGAGCGGTAATTTATACAGCAATGATTTGTTTTGTTATTTTTCTTTTAATGTTGATTTACAAGATCACTGTAAAGGTTGAGGAAAGCATCAAATTTACTGAGGTTATTTTTGTTCCGCCAATTGAAGAGCAAGTTCAAACGCTGAACAGGGGCGAGGGCGTTCAAGGTTTTGGGAAATCATCTCTGCCTGCACGAATAGCGAATCTTCCAAAGATAAATTTGCCGACAAGACTTATTTTAACTGAGGAAGAAATTTTGCTCCATAAATTTGCTGAGAAAATTGACGCGATTGAAAGAAAAGGTGTAATTGAGGGAATAGGTTTTGGGATTAATAAGGTTGGGGATGATGCGAGTTTTGGAAAAGAAATAAAACCAGAGGTTGGTATTTCGGGGATAAAGAAGGATGGAATTGGAGAAATAAAAAGAGATTTTGAGGGCGGGATTTCGCCAAAGTTTTCATATCATATTGAGTGGGAGGGCAAAATAAATCGGATTAAGGTTGGGGGTGAGTTGCCAAGATTTCCGCAAGGAATAAAAGAATCCGCTGTTGTTAGGTTCAGGGTCGTTGTTTTGCCAGATGGAACAATTGAAAGAATTTTTCCACTTGAGAAGGCAAATCCAGATTTCGAACGCTCTGCGTTTGAGGCATTGAGGACATGGAAGTTTAATCCAATATCTGAAAATATCAAACAAAGTGGGGTTATTACATTTAATTTCAGGGTTGAATAA
- a CDS encoding TIGR00297 family protein: MDWINAILLVLGIFGVIGVSEVLRKIFKFDPEVTRKVVHITVGVAVFPAPVIFKSIVPVVVIALFFIVVNFLSLRFKVFKGMDSIERQTYGTVYYPLAFLILVLVFWGRNPAIISISMLILALGDAFAAIVGEGIKNPKLYNLTGDKKSVQGSSAMFLISFLVVLIFLSLTGGSTSWWGNNLNLTFGEIVLISILTALFVSVVEGLGSYGFDNLFIPLASAFMLYSLVIVDKLNQFLLGFILALLISVISYRLKFLTLNGAVATFLLAVIIFGSGGWKWTVPILTFFVLSSLISKIGKKRRKKFDLIFEKTSTRDIYQVLANGGIAGVIALIYNFYPEEILYYMYLASVSAATFDTWATEIGTLLLSRPRLITNFKPVEPGTSGGVSFKGTIGGIIGSVLIFSSATLWVKWNLFKLVSIIFAGFVGSFVDSLLGATLQAQYKCNACSKVTEKKFHCDGVADLIRGKSWVNNDFVNFICTASGALTGLVIVVI; encoded by the coding sequence TTGGACTGGATAAATGCAATTCTGCTTGTTTTGGGAATTTTTGGGGTCATTGGAGTTTCTGAAGTTTTAAGAAAAATTTTTAAGTTTGATCCCGAGGTTACAAGAAAAGTTGTCCATATAACTGTTGGGGTCGCTGTTTTTCCTGCTCCAGTTATTTTCAAAAGTATAGTTCCAGTTGTGGTAATTGCTTTGTTTTTCATTGTTGTTAACTTTTTAAGTTTGAGGTTCAAAGTTTTTAAAGGGATGGATTCTATTGAAAGGCAAACCTATGGGACGGTATATTATCCGCTTGCTTTTTTGATCCTTGTCCTTGTTTTCTGGGGAAGAAACCCTGCGATAATTTCAATTTCAATGTTAATTCTTGCACTTGGTGACGCTTTTGCTGCAATAGTTGGTGAGGGGATAAAAAATCCAAAACTTTATAATCTCACTGGGGATAAAAAATCGGTTCAAGGTTCATCTGCGATGTTTTTAATCTCGTTTTTAGTTGTGTTAATTTTTTTAAGTTTAACAGGTGGTTCAACATCATGGTGGGGTAACAATTTAAATCTTACTTTTGGGGAAATAGTTCTTATTTCAATTTTAACTGCTTTATTTGTAAGCGTAGTTGAAGGGCTTGGGTCGTACGGGTTTGATAACCTTTTTATCCCGCTTGCTTCCGCTTTCATGCTTTACTCACTTGTGATTGTTGATAAATTGAATCAATTTTTGCTTGGTTTTATTCTTGCTCTTTTGATTTCTGTTATTTCGTATAGATTGAAGTTTTTAACTTTAAATGGTGCGGTTGCAACTTTTTTACTTGCTGTTATAATTTTCGGATCGGGTGGGTGGAAGTGGACTGTGCCAATTCTTACATTTTTTGTATTGTCAAGTTTAATTTCAAAGATTGGGAAAAAAAGAAGGAAGAAGTTTGATTTAATTTTTGAGAAAACGAGCACAAGGGATATTTACCAAGTTCTTGCAAACGGTGGGATTGCTGGTGTGATTGCATTGATTTATAATTTTTATCCAGAGGAAATTTTATACTATATGTATCTTGCTTCTGTTTCCGCTGCGACGTTTGATACCTGGGCAACTGAAATAGGGACATTGCTTCTTTCAAGACCGCGACTTATAACTAATTTTAAACCTGTTGAACCTGGAACATCAGGAGGAGTTTCATTTAAGGGGACAATTGGTGGAATAATTGGTTCTGTTCTCATATTTTCAAGTGCTACATTATGGGTGAAATGGAATTTGTTCAAACTTGTGAGTATAATTTTTGCTGGTTTTGTTGGTAGCTTTGTTGATAGTTTACTTGGCGCGACGCTACAGGCACAGTATAAGTGCAACGCTTGCTCAAAGGTAACCGAGAAAAAATTTCATTGTGATGGCGTCGCTGATTTAATTCGTGGGAAGAGCTGGGTTAACAATGATTTTGTTAATTTTATATGTACAGCGTCAGGGGCGTTAACAGGGCTTGTTATAGTGGTGATTTAA
- a CDS encoding SHS2 domain-containing protein has protein sequence MPFKFNEDIAIADVAVEVWADTIDELFKDSGLAVSEVMVDTETVEPLIEKEVSLSSDSVEMLLFDFLSEIVYFKDAHSLLFSKFDVKIIDLNLVAKLFGEEINREKHALRIDVKAVTLYKFSVRNENGIWRAEFVLDI, from the coding sequence ATGCCGTTTAAGTTTAATGAAGATATAGCAATTGCTGATGTTGCGGTTGAGGTATGGGCAGATACTATAGATGAGCTATTTAAAGATTCTGGGCTTGCGGTAAGCGAGGTTATGGTTGATACTGAAACTGTTGAACCACTGATTGAAAAGGAAGTTTCTTTAAGCTCTGATTCGGTTGAAATGCTCCTTTTTGATTTTTTAAGTGAGATCGTCTATTTCAAAGATGCACATTCATTACTTTTCTCAAAATTTGATGTAAAAATTATTGATTTAAATCTTGTCGCAAAACTATTTGGTGAAGAAATCAACAGAGAAAAACATGCTCTTAGGATTGATGTAAAAGCGGTGACATTGTATAAATTCAGCGTGCGAAATGAAAATGGTATCTGGCGAGCTGAATTTGTTCTTGATATTTGA
- a CDS encoding Transglycosylase SLT domain-containing protein — MLKIFVQNKKYKRAGKTRKVSKKALAEAGHKVIAFLFSITLAINCSGIHPQIKSLSSNSSNLGYIQSSDDSPSEDQNADPSLSPHNTNIIPENLKEYLPVIKKYSKIYGFDWRLIIAVIQQESNFKHDAVSPRGAYGLLQIMPETGEELVLNVSHIYDFRTPEQNIIAGIHYLWTQFNRFFSQGMDSTECLKLALAAYNAGPGRVLDAQQLAIYFGEDPNKWEAIKTIFPLLSSKYYTLHKYVWANGRPKSGYFHNYQETVNYVDKIMRNYARYKKLLR, encoded by the coding sequence ATGTTGAAAATTTTCGTTCAAAATAAAAAATATAAGCGGGCTGGCAAAACTCGTAAAGTCAGTAAGAAAGCCCTCGCCGAAGCAGGGCATAAGGTTATTGCTTTTCTTTTCAGTATAACATTGGCTATAAACTGCAGTGGAATCCACCCACAGATTAAATCCTTGTCAAGCAATTCCTCTAACCTCGGTTATATTCAATCCTCTGATGATTCCCCATCCGAAGACCAAAACGCCGATCCATCGTTAAGTCCCCATAATACTAATATAATTCCAGAGAATCTAAAAGAATATCTGCCAGTAATCAAAAAATACTCAAAGATATACGGATTTGACTGGAGATTGATCATAGCTGTAATTCAGCAGGAGTCAAACTTTAAACATGATGCTGTGAGCCCCAGAGGTGCCTACGGTCTCCTCCAAATTATGCCAGAAACAGGTGAAGAGCTCGTTTTAAATGTTTCCCATATCTACGATTTCAGAACCCCAGAGCAAAACATAATAGCGGGGATACATTATCTTTGGACACAATTCAACAGATTTTTCTCACAAGGCATGGATTCAACTGAATGCTTAAAACTTGCCCTTGCTGCTTATAACGCTGGTCCAGGGCGTGTCCTTGATGCCCAACAACTTGCTATCTATTTCGGTGAAGATCCCAATAAATGGGAAGCCATTAAAACCATATTCCCGCTACTTTCAAGCAAATACTATACCCTTCACAAATATGTCTGGGCAAACGGACGCCCTAAAAGTGGCTACTTCCACAATTACCAGGAAACTGTAAACTATGTTGATAAAATCATGAGAAATTACGCCAGATATAAAAAATTATTGAGATAA
- a CDS encoding DNA polymerase-3 subunit beta, whose amino-acid sequence MRFLISSDRLKSALAKVSAVVPSKTTLPILQDILFELKGNILYLTATDLEISVRITIDPVDGEEDGAVAIPEDKLTSVIKALPEGLLLKFETVDSDRVLITTNKGGEYKMSAEPADSFPAIPESIDKTMGFGVTISGEILKEIIEDTVFATSKEELRPATMGVLFQFRENEFVAVATDGYRLVKITRKGVADLRGKADSSGVIVPAKTLQIIAKSIEDEDTCEISINEKHIQFSTENITIISRLIDEKYPNYESVIPYENNKELVVERDLFLSTVRRVAIFANSTTNQIKFALNPEGYIEVSAEDIDFGGSAKETLNCTYNGEPMEIAFNAKFITDILGHLDSDRVLFKFGSPTRAAIVQPYETAEDREVLMLVMPMRLNA is encoded by the coding sequence ATGCGTTTCTTAATTTCAAGCGACAGGTTAAAATCTGCGTTAGCAAAGGTAAGCGCTGTTGTTCCATCAAAAACAACATTGCCAATTCTTCAGGATATTTTATTTGAGTTAAAGGGTAATATACTCTATTTGACAGCGACAGATCTTGAAATTTCTGTGCGCATAACGATTGATCCAGTGGATGGAGAGGAAGATGGGGCGGTAGCAATTCCAGAAGATAAACTGACAAGTGTGATCAAGGCATTGCCCGAGGGTTTGCTTTTAAAGTTTGAAACCGTTGATTCGGATAGGGTTTTGATCACAACGAATAAAGGCGGAGAGTATAAGATGAGCGCCGAGCCTGCAGATTCATTCCCTGCAATACCTGAATCAATTGATAAAACAATGGGTTTTGGAGTTACGATTTCTGGTGAAATTTTAAAAGAGATAATTGAGGATACTGTTTTTGCGACTTCAAAGGAAGAACTTCGTCCAGCGACGATGGGAGTTCTATTCCAGTTCAGGGAAAATGAATTCGTTGCGGTTGCAACAGATGGTTATCGGCTTGTGAAGATAACAAGGAAGGGAGTGGCGGATTTAAGGGGGAAAGCGGATTCTTCAGGCGTTATAGTTCCTGCAAAGACGCTTCAGATCATAGCAAAGTCAATTGAAGATGAAGATACTTGCGAAATTTCTATAAATGAGAAGCACATTCAATTTTCAACCGAGAACATCACAATTATTTCAAGGTTAATTGACGAAAAATATCCAAACTATGAAAGCGTTATCCCATATGAGAATAATAAAGAGCTTGTTGTTGAGCGTGATTTATTTCTTTCAACCGTTAGACGTGTTGCGATATTTGCGAATTCAACCACGAATCAGATAAAATTTGCCCTTAACCCCGAAGGTTATATTGAGGTTTCTGCCGAAGATATAGACTTTGGTGGTTCGGCGAAGGAGACATTGAATTGCACATATAATGGGGAGCCAATGGAAATTGCTTTTAATGCGAAGTTTATAACTGATATTTTGGGGCATTTAGATTCCGATAGAGTTTTATTTAAATTTGGGAGCCCCACAAGAGCTGCGATTGTTCAGCCTTATGAGACGGCAGAGGACAGGGAAGTTCTAATGCTTGTTATGCCAATGAGGTTAAATGCATGA
- a CDS encoding DNA replication and repair protein RecF, which translates to MRDENKMVLRSIEIKNFRNHIHTQIEFSDNLNLFVGGNAQGKTSILEAISYLCLTKSFNANSDFYVLNFGSKFFEVFGKFRFDDGHEVSVRVSFDDEQGKKVFLNRENVEKFSTIINKLPVVILTPRTKEVMYGSPEDRRKFFDLAIAQLNSVYVDELLDYKKILRQRNRILNAIANEEIKLEQGIDLLDVWDEEFINYSAKLIFRKIRFISDFIGFFKSTYSNFGEDESAEIEYSTQIEVSAQDDFETVRERFRAMLNKMRSEEIKRGVTLIGPHRDDYIFKINGWEVRKFASQGQMKTFLVALTMAKFFYLKEKKLETPILLLDDVFAELDVERAKKMLSFIGNVGQVFITATDLDVLSGMEGGFKIKKFIVNSGRVFDA; encoded by the coding sequence ATGAGAGATGAAAATAAAATGGTTTTGAGGTCAATAGAGATAAAAAATTTCAGGAATCACATTCATACCCAAATTGAGTTCTCTGACAATTTGAACCTATTTGTTGGTGGTAATGCACAGGGAAAAACGAGTATACTTGAGGCGATTTCTTATCTTTGTTTGACGAAAAGTTTCAATGCGAATTCCGATTTTTATGTTTTAAATTTCGGTTCAAAATTTTTTGAGGTTTTTGGAAAGTTTAGGTTTGATGATGGGCATGAGGTGAGTGTTAGGGTAAGTTTTGATGATGAGCAAGGTAAAAAAGTTTTCTTAAACAGAGAAAATGTTGAAAAATTTTCAACAATTATAAACAAACTCCCGGTTGTTATCCTCACCCCAAGGACAAAAGAAGTTATGTATGGCTCCCCTGAAGATAGGAGAAAATTTTTTGATCTCGCAATCGCTCAATTAAATTCTGTTTATGTGGATGAGCTTCTTGATTATAAAAAAATTTTAAGGCAAAGGAACAGAATTTTGAATGCAATAGCAAACGAGGAGATAAAACTTGAACAAGGCATTGACCTTCTTGATGTGTGGGATGAAGAGTTTATTAATTATTCAGCGAAGTTAATTTTCAGAAAGATTAGATTTATAAGTGATTTTATCGGATTTTTTAAAAGCACTTATTCAAACTTTGGCGAAGATGAGAGCGCAGAAATTGAATATTCAACTCAAATTGAAGTCAGTGCACAGGATGATTTTGAAACTGTTAGAGAGAGGTTCAGAGCAATGCTAAACAAGATGAGGTCAGAGGAAATAAAGCGAGGTGTTACATTGATTGGACCGCACAGAGACGATTATATTTTTAAAATCAACGGCTGGGAAGTTAGAAAATTTGCATCTCAGGGACAGATGAAGACATTTCTTGTCGCTTTAACAATGGCAAAATTTTTTTATTTAAAAGAGAAGAAGCTTGAAACCCCTATTTTATTGCTTGATGATGTTTTTGCTGAGCTTGATGTTGAAAGAGCAAAGAAGATGCTTTCATTTATTGGGAATGTGGGACAGGTTTTTATAACCGCAACTGATCTTGATGTGTTGTCTGGAATGGAGGGAGGTTTTAAGATAAAAAAATTCATCGTGAATTCAGGGAGGGTATTTGATGCGTAA
- a CDS encoding DNA gyrase subunit B: MSKVVKKAKKTKSSKSTEVKVDNKKKEKVEKELKKKEIEIAKPQPSNGDGSDYTAETIHVLKGLEAVRKRPAMYIGDVGVRGLHHLVYEVVDNSIDEALAGYCKNIEVTINKDGSVSVLDDGRGIPVDIHPEEKKSALEVVMTVLHAGGKFDKRVYKVSGGLHGVGVSVVNALSEWLVAEVYRDGKIYRQKYERGVPVTPVEVVGTTDKRGTKVTFLPDKLIFKNIKFDFERLSERMRELAFLNPDVTITLEDKRTGQKEVYHYTGGIVEFVKYVNSTKKPLHSDVIYINGEKEGVYVDVGIQYTEEYTDTILSYVNDINTIEGGTHVSGFKSALTRTLNTYAQKNNLLKSKIELTGDDFREGLTAIISVKVPEPQFEGQTKTKLGNSEVKSIVESIVADGLMDYLERNPSTARKILDKCIRAAEAREAARRARELVRRKNALDSGGLPGKLADCSINDPELTEIFIVEGDSAGGSAKQARDRQFQAILPIKGKILNVEKARLHKILENQEIRAIVQALGTGIGDEDFNPDKVRYGKIILMCDADVDGSHIRTLLLTFFYRYMRELIEAGRVYIAQPPLYKVKRGKLEFYAYSDDERDEIIERLKQEKEPGEITITRFKGLGEMNPEQLWETTMNPEKRTLLQVTIENAAEADRIFSILMGSDVEPRKEFIEKNAKFVRNLDI; encoded by the coding sequence ATGTCTAAAGTAGTTAAGAAAGCGAAGAAAACAAAAAGTTCAAAATCAACGGAGGTTAAGGTTGATAACAAGAAAAAAGAAAAAGTTGAAAAGGAGTTGAAGAAAAAAGAGATAGAAATTGCGAAACCTCAACCTTCTAATGGTGATGGTAGCGATTATACGGCGGAAACAATTCATGTTCTCAAGGGGCTTGAGGCTGTAAGGAAAAGACCAGCGATGTATATTGGAGATGTTGGGGTTAGAGGTTTGCATCATCTTGTTTATGAAGTTGTTGACAATAGCATTGATGAGGCACTTGCTGGGTATTGTAAGAATATTGAAGTTACTATAAATAAAGACGGGTCGGTCAGCGTCCTTGACGATGGTCGTGGAATTCCTGTGGACATTCACCCAGAGGAGAAGAAATCGGCTCTTGAAGTTGTGATGACGGTTTTGCATGCGGGAGGAAAGTTTGATAAAAGAGTTTATAAAGTTTCAGGCGGACTGCATGGGGTTGGTGTTTCAGTTGTAAATGCGCTTTCTGAATGGCTTGTTGCTGAAGTTTATAGAGATGGGAAAATCTACAGGCAAAAATATGAGCGTGGTGTTCCTGTTACGCCAGTTGAGGTTGTTGGAACAACGGATAAAAGGGGAACGAAGGTGACTTTCCTTCCTGATAAGTTGATTTTCAAGAACATAAAATTTGATTTTGAGCGACTTTCCGAAAGGATGAGGGAACTTGCCTTTTTAAATCCTGATGTGACTATAACGCTTGAAGACAAGCGAACAGGGCAGAAGGAAGTTTATCATTATACAGGTGGAATTGTTGAATTTGTTAAGTATGTCAATTCAACTAAGAAACCACTTCATTCGGATGTAATATACATAAATGGTGAAAAGGAAGGGGTATATGTTGATGTCGGGATTCAATATACGGAGGAATATACTGATACAATTCTTTCGTATGTTAACGACATAAATACAATTGAGGGCGGGACGCATGTAAGTGGTTTTAAATCTGCGTTGACGAGAACGCTTAACACCTATGCTCAGAAGAATAATCTTTTGAAATCAAAGATTGAGCTTACAGGTGATGATTTTAGGGAAGGTCTTACGGCGATAATAAGTGTTAAAGTTCCAGAACCACAATTTGAAGGGCAAACGAAGACGAAGCTTGGTAACAGCGAGGTTAAAAGTATAGTTGAATCAATAGTTGCAGATGGATTGATGGATTACCTTGAGAGAAATCCATCAACGGCGAGGAAAATACTTGATAAGTGTATTCGTGCAGCTGAGGCAAGAGAGGCAGCTCGTAGAGCAAGGGAACTTGTAAGAAGGAAAAATGCTCTTGATTCGGGTGGTCTTCCGGGAAAACTTGCTGATTGTTCTATAAATGACCCTGAGCTTACGGAAATTTTCATAGTTGAAGGTGATTCTGCGGGTGGAAGTGCAAAACAGGCAAGGGATAGGCAGTTTCAAGCGATTTTGCCCATAAAGGGTAAAATTTTGAATGTTGAAAAAGCCCGACTCCATAAAATCCTTGAAAATCAGGAAATAAGAGCAATAGTTCAAGCGCTTGGCACAGGGATTGGAGATGAAGATTTTAACCCTGATAAAGTAAGATATGGAAAAATTATTTTGATGTGCGATGCTGATGTTGACGGAAGCCATATAAGAACGCTTCTTTTAACTTTCTTTTACAGATATATGCGTGAACTTATAGAAGCTGGTAGAGTTTATATTGCTCAACCGCCACTTTACAAAGTTAAAAGGGGCAAACTTGAATTTTATGCATATAGCGATGATGAAAGAGATGAGATAATAGAGAGATTAAAACAGGAAAAAGAGCCCGGGGAGATAACAATTACTCGGTTCAAAGGTCTTGGTGAGATGAACCCAGAACAGTTGTGGGAGACAACCATGAACCCGGAGAAAAGAACATTACTTCAGGTTACAATTGAAAACGCAGCTGAGGCGGATAGAATTTTCTCAATACTTATGGGTAGTGATGTTGAGCCAAGAAAGGAATTTATTGAGAAAAACGCGAAATTCGTGAGAAATCTTGATATTTAA